In the genome of Paenibacillus pabuli, one region contains:
- a CDS encoding MetQ/NlpA family ABC transporter substrate-binding protein encodes MKKWSFALLSIMLIAVLAACGNNKDSDSGADNAGGAPRTVELKVGASPTPHAEILESIKPELEAEGIRLQIVTFNDYVQPNQQLEDKQLDANFFQHQPYLDTENKERGFHLVAVTPVHVEPFAGYSKKIKSLDELKDGAKVAIPNDPSNGGRALLLLAKEGLITLKDDTNITSNIQDITANPKNLNIIELDAAMMPRQLDEADLVFINANYALEANLNPEKDSLLVEDLQGNPYANILVSREDNKDADAIQKLAAALHSEEVKTFIKDRYQGAVEPAF; translated from the coding sequence ATGAAAAAATGGTCATTTGCTCTACTTAGCATTATGCTGATTGCGGTTCTAGCGGCTTGCGGAAACAACAAGGATTCCGACAGCGGCGCTGACAATGCTGGAGGCGCACCGCGCACCGTGGAATTGAAAGTGGGAGCATCACCAACACCGCATGCGGAAATTTTGGAAAGCATCAAGCCTGAACTCGAAGCAGAAGGCATCCGATTGCAAATCGTGACTTTTAATGATTATGTTCAACCAAACCAACAGCTTGAAGACAAACAACTGGATGCGAACTTTTTCCAACACCAGCCTTACCTGGATACAGAAAACAAAGAACGTGGTTTCCACCTCGTTGCTGTAACACCTGTGCATGTTGAGCCATTTGCTGGCTATTCCAAAAAAATAAAGTCTTTGGATGAGCTGAAAGACGGCGCTAAAGTAGCCATCCCTAATGACCCATCCAACGGCGGTCGTGCATTGTTGTTGCTTGCAAAAGAAGGTCTTATCACGCTGAAAGATGACACAAATATCACTTCCAACATTCAAGATATCACAGCTAATCCGAAAAACCTGAATATCATCGAGCTGGATGCAGCCATGATGCCTCGTCAGCTGGATGAAGCAGATCTGGTATTCATCAACGCCAACTACGCGCTGGAAGCCAATCTGAACCCAGAGAAGGATTCGCTGCTGGTTGAGGACCTGCAAGGTAACCCTTATGCAAACATCCTTGTATCCCGTGAAGATAACAAAGATGCAGATGCCATCCAAAAACTGGCTGCAGCACTTCATTCCGAAGAGGTTAAAACATTCATCAAAGATCGTTATCAAGGTGCTGTAGAACCTGCGTTTTAA
- a CDS encoding methionine ABC transporter permease, translated as MDFSTVRWEEIGKASIETLQILGASGLFTIIIGLPLGVLLFMTARSASIQSQVVYTILSFIVNILRSVPFIILIVALIPFTRSLVGTATGVLGVIPPLVIAAAPYFARLVETTLREVDRGVIEAAQAMGASTAQIVRRVLLPEALPGLLAGITITIVTLVSYTAMAGMVGGGGLGTLAINYGYYRYQNEIMIIAVVFMIILVQVLQMAGDRLVKWFTRK; from the coding sequence ATGGATTTTTCAACAGTACGTTGGGAAGAGATCGGTAAGGCTTCCATTGAAACCCTGCAAATCCTGGGGGCATCAGGCCTGTTCACGATTATCATTGGTTTGCCGCTAGGCGTATTGCTGTTCATGACGGCAAGGTCGGCATCAATCCAGTCGCAAGTGGTCTACACGATACTATCGTTCATTGTAAACATTTTGCGATCAGTGCCATTTATCATTTTGATTGTTGCACTCATTCCGTTTACGCGTTCATTGGTCGGCACAGCTACAGGGGTGCTGGGTGTTATACCTCCGCTCGTCATTGCTGCAGCTCCATACTTTGCCCGTTTGGTGGAAACTACACTGCGTGAAGTGGATCGTGGCGTCATTGAAGCGGCACAGGCGATGGGAGCTTCAACCGCACAGATTGTACGGCGTGTGCTTTTGCCGGAGGCATTGCCGGGTCTGCTAGCTGGAATCACCATTACAATCGTTACCCTCGTTTCCTATACGGCGATGGCGGGAATGGTTGGTGGCGGAGGTCTGGGAACATTGGCCATCAATTATGGTTATTATCGTTATCAAAATGAGATTATGATTATTGCCGTTGTATTTATGATCATTCTGGTGCAGGTGCTTCAGATGGCTGGCGATCGTTTGGTTAAATGGTTCACCAGGAAATAA
- a CDS encoding methionine ABC transporter ATP-binding protein, whose protein sequence is MIELKGLTKTYGKGSKSTTALSDLNLNIRKGEIFGIIGHSGAGKSTLIRCINLLERPTAGEVWVDGINLTDLNKSDLQQQRRKIGMIFQHFNLLSSATVYDNVAFPLKLVNTPKAAIDRKVKEMLALVGLEDHSNKYPAQLSGGQKQRVGIARALASDPNVLLCDEATSALDPQTTDSILKLLLDINEKYNLTIVLITHEMHVIQNICDQVAVIHQGGIVEQGPVTEVFLKPQHAITRDFMMRDHEVGIALEETALANADISLQTNGFSKLVKISFLGNKTYEAILSRTVRKTGVDFAILQGTISTIKQVPYGQLTVRFEGQSNEINLTIKELMDQGLDVEVLR, encoded by the coding sequence TTGATTGAATTAAAGGGTTTAACCAAAACGTACGGTAAAGGTTCAAAAAGTACAACGGCCTTGTCGGATTTGAATTTGAATATCCGCAAGGGTGAAATATTCGGAATTATCGGTCATTCCGGTGCAGGCAAGAGTACTTTGATCCGTTGTATCAATTTGCTCGAACGCCCAACGGCAGGCGAGGTTTGGGTGGATGGAATCAACCTAACCGATCTCAACAAGTCCGATTTACAACAACAACGGCGCAAGATCGGCATGATCTTTCAGCACTTTAACTTGTTATCCTCGGCTACGGTGTACGACAATGTCGCTTTTCCTTTAAAACTGGTCAATACACCCAAGGCTGCAATAGATCGCAAAGTGAAGGAAATGCTCGCATTGGTTGGACTGGAGGATCACAGCAATAAATATCCGGCTCAACTGTCAGGCGGACAGAAGCAAAGGGTAGGTATAGCGAGAGCACTTGCGAGTGATCCGAACGTTCTGCTGTGTGATGAAGCCACATCGGCACTTGATCCCCAGACAACCGATTCGATTCTGAAGTTATTGCTGGATATCAATGAAAAGTACAATCTCACCATTGTTCTAATCACCCATGAAATGCATGTGATCCAGAATATCTGTGATCAGGTGGCGGTTATCCATCAGGGAGGCATCGTGGAACAGGGGCCGGTGACGGAAGTATTTCTTAAGCCGCAGCATGCCATTACGCGTGACTTTATGATGCGGGACCATGAAGTGGGGATTGCATTGGAAGAGACTGCTCTGGCGAATGCAGATATCTCATTGCAGACGAATGGTTTTTCTAAGCTTGTGAAAATATCCTTCCTGGGCAATAAAACCTATGAGGCGATTTTGTCCAGAACGGTTCGCAAGACAGGCGTGGATTTCGCCATTTTGCAAGGCACCATTTCAACCATCAAACAAGTTCCCTATGGACAACTGACCGTACGGTTTGAAGGGCAGTCGAATGAGATTAATCTCACCATTAAAGAGTTAATGGATCAGGGACTTGATGTGGAGGTGCTTCGTTAA
- a CDS encoding Cthe_2314 family HEPN domain-containing protein, whose amino-acid sequence MLRTLLGEKPRKNEGVLKEAMEAMADTLELFQRQMHVDHDPTHDYRKLYVWTQGLISSLDELEQSCFAASHFRLKVKAGFTDDMTIPEKAEYARYVYFYKDGFIRCFAILDKLGTVLNEIFELNTTNVKTHYSYFTVLRQFGYDKLHHTLANQLIQIKDSYREPMSKLRKRRNMEIHYMNSEMQDDLWQLHQTLQGKVKLEDLDQHLLELRQGVDMVCETLKAAYGYINEKWHKPGITPSSK is encoded by the coding sequence ATGCTGCGAACGTTGCTGGGTGAAAAGCCGCGTAAAAACGAAGGGGTTCTCAAGGAAGCAATGGAGGCGATGGCGGATACGCTTGAGCTGTTTCAGCGACAGATGCATGTGGACCATGATCCTACCCATGATTATCGTAAATTGTATGTGTGGACCCAGGGACTGATCTCCTCGTTGGATGAACTGGAGCAAAGCTGTTTTGCTGCTTCCCATTTCCGTCTGAAAGTCAAAGCGGGCTTTACGGATGATATGACGATTCCAGAAAAAGCGGAGTATGCCCGTTACGTGTATTTCTATAAGGATGGCTTCATCCGATGTTTTGCCATTCTGGATAAGTTAGGTACGGTGTTGAATGAAATATTTGAGCTGAACACAACCAATGTTAAAACACATTATTCTTATTTTACCGTCTTAAGACAGTTCGGATATGATAAACTGCATCATACTCTTGCCAACCAACTGATACAGATCAAGGACTCCTACCGTGAGCCCATGAGTAAATTGCGTAAACGCCGAAACATGGAGATCCATTATATGAATTCGGAAATGCAGGATGATCTGTGGCAGCTGCACCAGACTTTGCAAGGGAAAGTGAAGCTGGAGGATTTGGACCAGCATCTTCTGGAACTCCGCCAAGGTGTGGATATGGTATGTGAGACGTTAAAAGCAGCGTATGGATACATCAATGAGAAGTGGCACAAGCCGGGAATAACGCCATCATCGAAGTAA
- a CDS encoding COX15/CtaA family protein produces the protein MKYLTLFKWLTVLTCLVMFLATFGGGVVTRTESGLGCGAEWPLCNGKLVPAHTVASLIEFSHRAVSALAGLLSIASFVAFLRFGKSRRDLQLFSLLTLIFVIVQGIMGAFAVVFSQSSAVMALHFGFALIAFASSLMMALGIRQEARHGGLERLNRYPRVSKGFRNLVWFSTIYTYLVVYTGAFVSHTDSAGGCSGFPLCNGQIIPELSGGVAVAFAHRVAAVSLVIVIAILGHFAYRKHPDNTELRALGVISVVLVLLQVVIGFGLMLTMNRPEVYMFVALAHMLDIAILFGVLTYMSFLVYKLHRPVNRF, from the coding sequence TTGAAGTACTTAACCTTGTTTAAATGGTTAACCGTATTAACCTGTCTTGTCATGTTTCTGGCCACATTTGGCGGAGGCGTTGTAACCCGAACGGAATCGGGTCTCGGCTGCGGTGCGGAATGGCCTTTATGTAACGGAAAACTTGTGCCTGCACACACTGTTGCCTCACTTATTGAATTTTCCCATCGCGCTGTCAGCGCACTGGCAGGACTGTTGTCCATTGCGTCTTTTGTAGCCTTTTTACGGTTTGGCAAATCACGCCGTGACCTGCAATTGTTTTCATTATTAACGCTGATCTTTGTTATCGTCCAGGGAATCATGGGGGCTTTTGCAGTCGTATTCTCTCAATCTTCCGCAGTCATGGCACTGCATTTCGGCTTTGCCTTGATCGCTTTTGCCAGCTCCTTGATGATGGCCCTTGGTATTCGGCAGGAGGCTCGTCACGGTGGATTGGAACGACTGAATCGATATCCGCGTGTCAGCAAAGGGTTTCGAAATCTGGTATGGTTTTCTACAATCTATACGTACCTCGTGGTATATACTGGAGCATTTGTGAGCCATACGGATTCGGCTGGAGGCTGTTCCGGCTTCCCGCTCTGTAACGGGCAGATTATTCCCGAGCTCTCGGGAGGTGTAGCTGTTGCTTTTGCTCACCGGGTAGCGGCTGTTTCATTAGTGATTGTCATTGCGATCCTCGGCCATTTTGCTTATCGCAAACATCCGGATAACACAGAATTAAGAGCACTCGGCGTCATTTCTGTGGTGCTGGTTCTGTTGCAAGTGGTTATTGGATTTGGACTGATGCTTACAATGAACCGTCCTGAAGTGTATATGTTTGTGGCGCTGGCACACATGCTCGATATTGCCATTTTGTTTGGTGTATTAACGTATATGAGTTTCCTGGTGTACAAGCTGCATCGGCCCGTTAACCGGTTCTAA
- a CDS encoding thioredoxin family protein: MEKITSKPEFDVAIQSPRLTVAVFKADWCGDCKYIDPFMPEVEEKFARELKLIEVDVDQVGTVSEEQNILGIPSFVAYTDGRELVRYVNKLRKSREEIEQFLQRAVEVYNTINK, from the coding sequence ATGGAAAAGATTACATCGAAACCGGAGTTTGATGTGGCCATCCAATCTCCGCGTTTGACCGTAGCTGTATTTAAGGCAGATTGGTGTGGTGATTGCAAGTACATCGATCCGTTTATGCCTGAAGTTGAAGAGAAGTTCGCTCGTGAGCTGAAGTTGATTGAGGTCGACGTAGATCAGGTGGGTACAGTGAGCGAAGAACAAAATATTCTCGGCATCCCCAGCTTTGTAGCTTACACAGATGGCCGGGAACTGGTTCGTTATGTGAACAAACTGCGTAAGTCGAGAGAAGAGATTGAGCAATTCCTGCAGCGTGCAGTTGAGGTGTATAACACGATTAATAAATAA
- a CDS encoding DUF2515 family protein, which translates to MTPVKTDSSESAHHGSILQMVRSIPGAAREVWRGKQAAWQASAQLRHPLRDMAWDSDMAAALQAEVERLLPGNENAFARNTLSALVCEEDCIILEEIKTLTQENNRSNITRTAAYLECYEQYPELHWALLAHMVSRNGGYHMTDLQSDLMHNLQNQTDREHMYRLLERCNALIFQDAYPQLLLYMNSRRIGRSCFHLLPHFHVSAFMTPFWERFWLERCSSLLSVALIINEQNYIESRVVQHPYFQKQVLSKPAFHLHNLAGLNHIVFPLGRGKGLAGRVIEHFGKLDERIMFGKGLYAMLFGVEQVFTQALEFARSVPHLGSRAEYWPGLFTAHKDEIGEAEIYTQELLDQEWLAEGQRLYSPELLAVWGDTPYEPITRQDWLQNRDCLGHLTIPRRPWLFEMSHEHRYGMLKTALAHDAKTLTH; encoded by the coding sequence ATGACTCCCGTTAAAACGGATTCCTCCGAGTCTGCCCATCACGGGTCGATATTGCAGATGGTCCGGTCCATCCCAGGTGCGGCCCGGGAAGTGTGGAGAGGTAAACAGGCGGCTTGGCAGGCCTCTGCACAGCTTCGTCATCCTTTGCGTGATATGGCTTGGGACTCTGACATGGCTGCTGCCTTACAAGCTGAGGTGGAGCGGCTATTGCCTGGAAACGAGAATGCTTTTGCCCGAAATACGCTCAGTGCACTGGTCTGTGAAGAGGACTGTATCATTCTGGAAGAAATCAAGACATTAACGCAGGAAAACAACCGGAGTAACATCACTCGCACAGCAGCATACCTGGAATGTTACGAACAGTATCCAGAGCTGCATTGGGCCCTGCTTGCCCATATGGTATCCCGCAACGGTGGATATCACATGACCGATCTTCAGAGTGACCTTATGCATAATCTGCAAAATCAAACCGACCGTGAGCACATGTATCGACTACTGGAACGGTGTAATGCACTTATTTTCCAGGATGCCTATCCCCAGCTTCTGCTGTATATGAACAGCCGCCGGATCGGCCGGAGCTGTTTTCATTTGTTGCCCCATTTTCATGTATCGGCGTTCATGACACCGTTCTGGGAACGATTTTGGCTGGAGCGTTGCAGCTCGCTGCTGAGTGTAGCATTAATTATTAATGAGCAGAACTATATTGAGAGCCGGGTGGTGCAGCATCCCTATTTTCAAAAACAAGTGCTGTCCAAACCTGCATTCCATCTGCATAATCTGGCTGGGCTGAATCATATCGTGTTTCCGCTTGGACGGGGAAAAGGTCTTGCAGGCCGGGTTATTGAACATTTTGGCAAACTGGATGAGCGGATTATGTTTGGCAAAGGCTTATATGCGATGCTGTTTGGCGTGGAACAAGTGTTTACACAAGCATTGGAGTTTGCACGCTCGGTTCCCCACCTCGGCTCACGTGCCGAATACTGGCCCGGTCTGTTCACCGCACATAAAGATGAAATCGGGGAAGCTGAGATCTATACCCAGGAGCTGCTGGATCAGGAATGGCTGGCGGAAGGACAACGGTTATATAGTCCTGAATTGCTGGCGGTATGGGGTGATACGCCCTATGAACCGATAACAAGGCAGGATTGGCTGCAAAATCGCGATTGTCTCGGTCATCTCACGATCCCGCGTCGCCCTTGGCTGTTTGAGATGAGCCATGAACATCGGTATGGCATGCTGAAGACTGCATTGGCGCATGATGCCAAAACCTTGACGCATTAA